One genomic segment of Nothobranchius furzeri strain GRZ-AD chromosome 10, NfurGRZ-RIMD1, whole genome shotgun sequence includes these proteins:
- the LOC107372993 gene encoding dynein axonemal heavy chain 10, protein MGIHDIRVEWIRKTVTVSFGLTKYQESFDELLSRDSGAEETIIRFLNGVSDVDCFSWLYFLKHIREEEIEEQVPVVSRTSEQNNGVSSDPDHESFSEVESETNDNYKTEVKVVRHVELYVSLDEIPERFHKNPKDPIFYFKRNLKETIVHPVDMKEANTLMTRLIDIGMQSGDPLEAFRRQLLHIYVPWFTAEARPTAAPKKAPTDLPLKGRHSVLTSVHKYLGKLSQTIREIHAQGEIVLQIPDLDLELEVNVLLNSPEIVERLEQCVMNWQTQITTIMEEQQSNQPEAPGPIAEIELWRDRASVLSALCQQLKQPMVQKILDVTTKANPAIIHTLNGTIADLSKYHSESDNNVFFLKTLERHFLNLAAGSDFTMMKETIPEMMESLQIIWQISRHYNSNERMVPLMERIAWQLCEQVSRGLHVLKLFKVNREEAYSMVLCAKSVLEQWKSSYYDVRAAIEKSGRAPRWEFDHKRLFEISDYMASVCQDLCYVFQVQKEFHNFFDPDMKSREQIKEMLIRLDGLVSLFEEVEFDPFNISENGNWKKVMQDFDSALGVIDEETIEFVDLAFKTVHSSAAAFEMLLKFQQIPFRKAINDHLKRKFDGFLIQYCNEVDRINKIFDAEKSKPYLVKCETPVAGSITWARTLFCQIKEPMLSFLKAAQMLGSEQQSYMVKIKYKDTALRIRQYETKKYEDWLKEIENSWPLLKQPLLTIRENQDLKVPRPEQSKKRNVHYIVNFPPQLRKMISEIKPLMLLGYSVPKKAEDLAMLEHSLLRSADDLNNLIEDFHSLVDSLREEHLDMLLPHIEVVKKEMEFGLKKLNWCFLGIPEFISRGVQAVSKFKSIVNQIHNNERAIDSKLQSITLSNLLKLPVSDKSRDLPDIKDFCDCIEGEQTKTLNILTKNYSDISFLINETEYVIMKTKSGKAKCMARYYKYWECKVFDSLIEMLQRSIQTFTKVLMGNTAVFKANVVLSTGIVLEPRSDVINRMITGCIDMCVESTKRFPRWMHGTCINCPIQLVNDEEGSKKFTFFCDVSKHPQIKQSPLMVSQKIEELLLSVSRNFEYWKRYQFLWEKDRCLVTGEFAAKNPSYAKYDDEMNVFAMAKQDVNLEPRCKTESMIHLNLSPLLNTLQVIAESWIDSLGYLLNKSAKKNLFNFRDELTQLSKKLKQSPDTVNDLKSVLSTISDIRYMSVDMEIRITDIQESYRTLAIYKAEVGEDEKELVAIIDQTWSDLYTESRQVDHSLKDVKKSFAVITKEKVEEFRQNVSIFAESFNLHGPGAVGEDLDKGLSIMDKYEEDLAKIVAEWEELTNAEKLLDLPVTVCPEVTRIQKDMSGLRQAYNVYEAQKEAKARWSETLWVDLDIQMLQDNIEGFIKSLRQLPKDVRALPVAFFLDASMNEFRESLALLQDLKHEALRDRHWEELMERTGTSFEINPDSFTLENMLAMELHKYANVISDIVTSAIKELNIETQ, encoded by the exons ATGGGGATCCACGATATTCGCGTGGAGTGGATCCGAAAGACGGTAACAGTTTCTTTTGGTTTAACAAAGTATCAAGAATCTTTCGACGAACTCCTGAGTCGGGACAGTGGCGCAGAAGAGACGATCATCCGGTTTTTAAACGGCGTCTCCGACGTGgactgtttttcatggctttatttcCTTAAACATATTAGAGAGGAGGAAATAGAAGAGCAAGTTCCCGTCG TTTCTAGGACCTCAGAGCAGAATAACGGCGTATCTTCAGATCCTGACCACGAGTCCTTCAGTGAAGTGGAGTCAGAGACAAATGACAACTAT AAGACTGAAGTTAAAGTTGTCCGTCACGTGGAATTATACGTATCATTGGACGAGATTCCAGAGAGATTTCATAAGAATCCTAAAGATCCTATCTTCTATTTTAAACGAAACCTTAAAG AGACTATTGTTCACCCAGTGGACATGAAAGAAGCCAATACTCTAATGACTAGGTTAATAGACATTGGTATGCAGAGTGGAGATCCGCTTGAGGCGTTTCGAAGGCAACTGCTCCAT ATTTATGTACCCTGGTTTACTGCTGAAGCAAGACCAACAGCTGCCCCAAAGAAAGCTCCTACTGATCTGCCACTTAAGGGTCGTCATTCGGTGCTCACCAGTGTGCACAAATACCTCGGAAAGCTCAGTCAAACAATCCGAGAGATTCATGCTCAAG GTGAAATTGTACTCCAAATTCCTGACCTGGACCTGGAGCTGGAGGTGAATGTCCTGCTGAACAGTCCTGAGATAGTAGAGAGGTTGGAGCAATGTGTGATGAACTGGCAGACTCAGATTACCACCATTATGGAGGAACAGCAAAGCAATCAGCCAGAG GCTCCTGGACCTATTGCAGAGATAGAACTTTGGCGGGACCGTGCTTCTGTTCTCAGTGCTCTGTGTCAACAGCTCAAACAGCCGATGGTACAGAAGATCCTGGATGTGACGACTAAAGCAAATCCAGCCATTATTCACACCCTCAATGGAACCATTGCTGATCTATCTAAATACCACTCAGAGTCAGATAATAATGTATTTTTCCTTAAGACGCTGGAAAGACACTTTTTG AATTTGGCTGCTGGGTCAGATTTTACCATGATGAAGGAGACTATCCCTGAGATGATGGAGAGCTTACAGATCATCTGGCAAATCTCTCGCCACTACAACTCAAACGAACGTATGGTCCCTCTAATGGAGCGGATTGCGTGGCAGCTTTGTGAGCAAGTGTCTAGAGGACTTCATGTTCTGAAACTGTTCAA AGTGAATAGGGAAGAGGCCTATTCCATGGTGCTTTGCGCTAAGAGTGTCCTGGAGCAGTGGAAGTCATCCTACTATGACGTGCGCGCTGCAATTGAAAAATCAGGCAGAGCACCTCGATGGGAATTTGATCATAAAAGACTGTTTGAGATCAGCGATTACATGGCGTCTGTCTGCCAGGATCTGTGTTATGTGTTTCAG GTGCAGAAGGAATTCCACAACTTCTTTGACCCAGACATGAAAAGTAGGGAACAGATCAAGGAAATGTTGATCAGACTCGATGGTCTAGTTTCACTTTTTGAGGAGGTCGAGTTTGATCCTTTCAACATCTCAGAAAACGGCAACTGGAAAAAGGTCATGCAAGACTTTGACTCTGCACTTGGG GTTATCGATGAAGAAACGATTGAATTTGTCGATTTGGCTTTTAAAACTGTGCATTCGTCTGCTGCTGCTTTTGAAATGCTGCTGAAATTCCAACAAATCCCCTTCAGAAAGGCCATCAATGACCATTTGAAACGAAAGTTTGATGGATTCCTAATCCAGTATTGCAATGAG GTTGACAGAATTAATAAAATCTTTGATGCAGAGAAGAGCAAACCATATTTAGTAAAGTGTGAGACTCCTGTGGCAGGATCCATTACATGGGCCAGAACTCTTTTCTGCCAAATTAAAGAACCCATGCTTTCCTTCCTGAAAGCAGCACAGATGCTTGGAAGTGAACAACAAAGCTACATG GTCAAAATCAAGTATAAGGACACTGCACTGCGGATTAGGCAATATGAGACAAAGAAATATGAGGACTGGCTGAAAGAAATTGAAAACAGCTGGCCACTATTGAAACAGCCTCTGCTGACTATCAGAGAAAACCAAGACCTG AAAGTTCCAAGACCAGAACAAAGCAAGAAAAGGAACGTGCACTACATAGTAAACTTTCCTCCACAATTAAGGAAAATGATTTCTGAGATAAAGCCCCTCATGTTACTGGGCTACTCTGTTCCGAAAAAGGCAGAAGACTTGGCTATGTTGGAACACAGTCTCCTGAG GTCTGCTGATGATCTGAACAACCTTATCGAAGACTTTCACTCATTGGTGGACAGCCTGCGTGAGGAGCATCTCGACATGCTGCTGCCACATATAGAAGTGGTCAAAAAAGAGATGGAATTTGGATTGAAGAAGCTCAACTGGTGTTTCTTAG GGATACCTGAGTTCATCAGTCGAGGTGTCCAGGCTGTTTCTAAATTCAAGTCCATCGTCAACCAGATTCACAACAACGAGCGTGCAATTGATTCCAAGCTACAGTCGATAACTCTGTCCAACTTGCTGAAACTGCCAGTATCTGATAAATCTAGAGACTTGCCAG aTATCAAGGACTTCTGTGACTGCATTGAGGGAGAGCAAACCAAGACTCTGAATATTCTCACTAAGAATTATTCTGACATCAGTTTCCTCATCAATGAGACAGAATATGTGATTATGAAAACCAAAAGTGGCAAAGCCAAATGCATGGCTAGATACTATAAATACTGGGAGTGCAAAGTGTTTGATTCCCTGATAGAGATGCTCCAGAG GAGCATTCAGACGTTCACCAAGGTGCTGATGGGAAACACAGCTGTTTTCAAAGCAAACGTCGTCCTATCTACTGGTATTGTGTTAGAGCCACGaagtgacgtcatcaacaggATGATCACGGGGTGCATTGACATGTGTGTAGAGAGCACCAAG CGTTTTCCACGTTGGATGCATGGGACCTGCATCAACTGCCCCATACAACTTGTGAATGATGAAGAGGGGTCTAAGAAATTCACATTCTTCTGTGATGTGTCTAAGCATCCTCAGATAAAGCAAAGTCCTTTAATGGTGTCCCAAAAGATTGAGGAGCTGCTCCTCTCAGTGAGTCGCAACTTTGAGTACTGGAAACGCTACCAGTTTCTTTGGGAAAAGGACAGATGTCTTGTGACTGGAGAGTTTGCAGCCAAAAATCCATCCTATGCCAAGTATGATGATGAGATGAACGTCTTTGCTATGGCTAAGCAAGATGTGAATCTGGAGCCTCGCTGCAAGACGGAGAGCATGATCCATCTGAACCTATCGCCACTGCTTAACACACTACAGGTGATCGCAGAGTCCTGGATCGATTCACTTGGTTATTTGCTCAACAAATCTGCCAAAAAGAATCTCTTCAACTTTAGAGATGAACTCACG CAACTCTCTAAAAAGCTGAAGCAAAGCCCAGACACTGTGAACGACCTGAAGTCTGTTCTCAGCACCATCTCAGACATCAGGTACATGTCTGTAGACATGGAAATAAGAATCACTGATATCCAGGAGAGCTACAGAACCCTGGCCATCTATAAAGCTGAG GTTGGAGAAGATGAAAAAGAGCTGGTGGCCATTATTGACCAGACATGGAGTGACCTTTACACAGAATCTAGACAAGTGGATCATAGTCTGAAAGATGTCAAGAAGTCATTTGCTGTG ATTACCAAAGAGAAGGTTGAAGAGTTCAGACAGAACGTGTCCATCTTTGCTGAAAGCTTCAACCTGCATGGTCCTGGAGCTGTGGGAGAAGATTTGGATAAAG gACTGAGCATCATGGACAAATATGAAGAAGACCTTGCCAAGATTGTGGCTGAATGGGAAGAGCTGACTAatgctgaaaagctgttggacctGCCTGTCACTGTGTGCCCAGAGGTCACCAGGATTCAGAAAGACATGAGCGGCTTAAGACAGGCTTATAATGTGTATGAAGCACAGAAG GAAGCAAAAGCAAGATGGTCTGAAACACTGTGGGTAGATTTGGACATCCAGATGTTACAGGACAACATAGAAGGCTTCATCAAAAGCCTGAGACAGCTGCCCAAAGATGTGAGGGCTTTACCTGTTGCTTTTTTTCTGGACGCGAGTATGAACGAGTTCAGAGAATCACTGGCTCTTCTGCAAGACTTGAAGCACGAGGCACTCAGAGACAG gcaCTGGGAGGAGCTGATGGAAAGGACTGGCACCAGCTTTGAGATAAACCCTGACAGCTTTACTCTGGAGAACATGCTTGCTATGGAACTGCATAAATATGCAAACGTCATCAGTGACATTGTCACATCTGCTATAAAAGAGCTGAACATCgagacacagtaa